Proteins encoded together in one Coffea arabica cultivar ET-39 chromosome 2c, Coffea Arabica ET-39 HiFi, whole genome shotgun sequence window:
- the LOC113725275 gene encoding uncharacterized protein: protein MEDESGAFDKSLGVPRSELKVLVGEKRARPEVEERSEFEQKRVKTRDLESVFRSEERTTKDAVHLAVDNATREIDLNANFGAPNNVLADDAMAPNNEECNVSLLNSRGFGLDLNEGDIFTFTMNKEPIHPCGIYGHSKSIDDSDCGSSVGPLEEKDPMKVWKEMKQNGFLSSAHGGVPMPKPRGRKHKNDGIKRKMELAKKEQVDRFAKMAAPSGLLNELNPGIINHVRNKKQVHSIIEALLKSERNENSHSGSRQKDQTKRGTKDFSEVKDLKVINRAETKGHSLSHEDGSMNSLLERRQMSGYPASFNNSASLYSVLTGVDHESRMVDTRAMGSTSSFKHPNIENEDEILALKLSSAGAITSENNSSLSNEESANLTSVTSLSVQAASVASHWLELLHQDIKGRLAALRRSKKRVRAVIHTELPFLLSKEFLSVQENAPYNSKTADAGHSHNSAADAHRAKWNVLFDQMDRTLSEEEKQLESWLNQVTEMQLHCDTGLFKYSTAYSLQHSSTFENDCRLHKADNSERDLAVRAAAASIYSTCNFLLSMENLPCC from the exons ATGGAGGACGAAAGTGGGGCTTTTGATAAATCCTTGGGAGTCCCTAGATCTGAATTAAAG GTTTTGGTGGGAGAGAAGAGGGCTCGCCCGGAAGTGGAAGAAAGATCCGAATTTGAACAAAAAAGAGTCAAAACAAGGGATCTTGAATCAGTGTTTCGTTCTGAAG AAAGGACAACAAAGGACGCGGTACATCTCGCAGTTGACAATGCAACCAGAGAAATAGACCTCAATGCTAACTTTGGTGCCCCCAACAATGTGCTTGCTGATGATGCTATGGCTCCCAACAATGAGGAATGTAATGTGAGTTTGTTAAATTCAAGAGGTTTTGGCTTAGATCTCAATGAAGGAGACATCTTTACCTTCACCATGAACAAGGAGCCAATTCATCCTTGTGGAATCTATGGACATTCAAAATCTATAGATGATTCTGATTGTGGTAGTTCTGTTGGCCCTTTGGAGGAGAAAGATCCAATGAAGGTTTGGAAAGAGATGAAACAAAATGGATTCCTATCGTCTGCTCATGGTGGAGTGCCGATGCCAAAGCCACGTGGAAGAAAACACAAGAACGATGGGATCAAGAGAAAGATGGAGCTTGCTAAAAAAGAACAAGTGGACAGGTTTGCTAAGATGGCTGCTCCTAGTGGGTTACTTAATGAACTGAATCCTGGGATCATAAATCATGTGAGAAACAAAAAGCAGGTTCATTCTATAATTGAGGCTCTTCTGAAGTCGGAAAGAAATGAGAATTCTCACTCAGGCAGTAGACAGAAAGACCAAACAAAAAGGGGAACAAAAGACTTTAGTGAAGTGAAGGACTTGAAAGTCATAAATCGAGCAGAAACTAAGGGACATTCACTCTCTCATGAAGATGGTTCAATGAATAGTTTGCTGGAGAGAAGGCAGATGAGTGGATATCCGGCATCCTTTAATAACTCAGCTTCGTTGTACTCGGTGCTGACAGGTGTTGATCATGAATCCCGCATGGTTGACACAAGAGCAATGGGAAGTACTTCATCTTTCAAACACCCAAATATAGAAAATGAGGATGAAATACTTGCACTTAAGCTGTCTTCTGCTGGAGCTATTACATCAGAAAATAATAGTTCCTTGTCCAATGAGGAATCAGCAAACCTAACTAGTGTTACTTCACTCTCTGTTCAAG CTGCTAGTGTTGCTTCCCATTGGTTGGAACTTCTTCATCAAGACATCAAGGGTCGTCTTGCAG CATTACGACGTAGTAAGAAGAGGGTGCGGGCTGTTATTCATACTGAGTTGCCTTTCCTATTATCAAAAGAATTCCTGTCTGTCCAAGAGAATGCTCCTTACAACTCAAAAACTGCTGATGCTGGTCATTCTCACAATTCAGCTGCTGATGCACATCGTGCTAAATGGAATGTACTGTTTGATCAGATGGATAGAACATTGTCTGAAGAAGAGAAACAATTG GAAAGTTGGTTAAACCAAGTAACAGAAATGCAGTTGCATTGTGACACGGGTCTTTTCAAATATAGTACAGCATATAGTCTGCAGCATTCAAGCACTTTTGAAAACGATTGCAG ACTGCATAAAGCTGATAACTCAGAGAGGGATTTAGCTGTCAGAGCTGCTGCTGCTTCCATTTATTCAACGTGCAATTTCTTGTTGTCCATGGAGAACTTACCTTGCTGCTGA
- the LOC113725274 gene encoding U-box domain-containing protein 62 isoform X1: protein MASEDMGLVQAQQRLDNGLSHPHPHLVFPDNSFSCGPPPPQPPRRVSAAGLSSKTTATRELTSGFIDHHHYFHQPPSADFRRATFSSPSSAAAAAASHPDNSHNWNLGSRASATTSGGDGSEDDDDDDDEEEEDDDDDHNNDDDDENEVEGIAASNEKINKNSRGKMASQKLKQLSSFGLKEGNVVGVAGRSGNEINNNCEMRNAVTIADADGEMYYSQYLQGTAEVGPHARQKDVLVVENGCGFSGRKEGSYLAESGDSLREILSDPLTGALMDDAMILPCGHSFGSGGIQHVLRMKSCYTCSQAVSEDSVSPNLSLRLAVQAFRREEELQVHRASKRRRERHEQDKGTYGDSVQTDHPRGRGVQFPFAVTDRVIIKGNKRTPPRFVGREAIVTTQCLNGWYVVKTLDNAESVKLQYRSLARVPDNPSPKPIATSKITPNWL from the exons ATGGCCTCTGAAGATATGGGCCTAGTCCAAGCCCAACAACGCCTTGATAATGGGCTTAgccacccccacccccacctCGTCTTCCCGGACAACTCCTTCTCCTGCGGCCCCCCGCCGCCTCAACCTCCACGCCGTGTCTCCGCCGCCGGCCTTAGCTCCAAAACTACTGCCACTCGGGAGCTCACTTCAGGCTTCATTGACCACCATCACTACTTCCACCAGCCTCCGTCCGCTGACTTCCGCCGAGCCACTTTCTCCTCCCCCTCctccgccgccgccgccgccgcatCCCACCCGGACAATAGCCACAATTGGAACCTCGGCAGCCGTGCCTCCGCCACCACCAGCGGCGGCGACGGATCCGAAGACGAtgacgacgacgacgacgaagaagaagaagatgacgATGACGACCATAATAATGATGACGATGACGAAAACGAAGTTGAAGGGATTGCTGCCAGTAATGAAAAGATCAACAAAAATAGCAGAGGAAAAATGGCAAGTCAGAAATTGAAGCAGCTGTCCTCATTTG GCTTGAAGGAGGGAAATGTTGTGGGGGTTGCGGGGCGGAGTGGAAATGAGATCAATAATAACTGCGAAATGAGGAATGCTGTGACAATAGCTGATGCTGATGGGGAGATGTACTACTCACAGTATCTGCAGGGGACGGCGGAGGTGGGACCACACGCCCGGCAGAAGGATGTTTTGGTGGTTGAGAATGGTTGTGGGTTTAGTGGAAGAAAGGAGGGTTCGTACTTGGCTGAATCCGGGGACTCGTTGAGGGAAATTCTTTCGGATCCTTTGAC TGGAGCACTCATGGATGATGCAATGATACTGCCTTGTGGGCATTCATTTGGCAGTGGTGGGATACAGCACGTACTTAGAATG AAATCTTGCTACACTTGTTCACAAGCAGTGTCGGAAGATTCTGTCTCCCCTAATCTAT CTCTTCGCTTGGCTGTCCAGGCATTCCGTCGAGAAGAGGAGTTGCAGGTTCACCGTGCATCAAAAAGGAGGAGGGAACGGCATGAGCAG GATAAGGGGACTTATGGTGATTCAGTTCAGACAGATCATCCAAGGGGTAGAGGAGTTCAATTTCCTTTTGCTGTGACTGACAGGGTTATTATAAAG GGTAACAAGAGGACGCCCCCACGTTTTGTTGGACGCGAGGCTATTGTTACCACACAATGTCTGAATGGATG GTACGTAGTAAAGACGTTGGACAATGCTGAAAGTGTAAAACTGCAGTATCGCTCCCTTGCCAGAGTTCCAGATAATCCATCGCCAAAGCCTATAGCAACAAGTAAAATAACTCCCAACTGGTTGTAA
- the LOC113725274 gene encoding uncharacterized protein isoform X2 — protein sequence MASEDMGLVQAQQRLDNGLSHPHPHLVFPDNSFSCGPPPPQPPRRVSAAGLSSKTTATRELTSGFIDHHHYFHQPPSADFRRATFSSPSSAAAAAASHPDNSHNWNLGSRASATTSGGDGSEDDDDDDDEEEEDDDDDHNNDDDDENEVEGIAASNEKINKNSRGKMASQKLKQLSSFGLKEGNVVGVAGRSGNEINNNCEMRNAVTIADADGEMYYSQYLQGTAEVGPHARQKDVLVVENGCGFSGRKEGSYLAESGDSLREILSDPLTGALMDDAMILPCGHSFGSGGIQHVLRMKSCYTCSQAVSEDSVSPNLSLRLAVQAFRREEELQVHRASKRRRERHEQDKGTYGDSVQTDHPRGRGVQFPFAVTDRVIIKGNKRTPPRFVGREAIVTTQCLNG from the exons ATGGCCTCTGAAGATATGGGCCTAGTCCAAGCCCAACAACGCCTTGATAATGGGCTTAgccacccccacccccacctCGTCTTCCCGGACAACTCCTTCTCCTGCGGCCCCCCGCCGCCTCAACCTCCACGCCGTGTCTCCGCCGCCGGCCTTAGCTCCAAAACTACTGCCACTCGGGAGCTCACTTCAGGCTTCATTGACCACCATCACTACTTCCACCAGCCTCCGTCCGCTGACTTCCGCCGAGCCACTTTCTCCTCCCCCTCctccgccgccgccgccgccgcatCCCACCCGGACAATAGCCACAATTGGAACCTCGGCAGCCGTGCCTCCGCCACCACCAGCGGCGGCGACGGATCCGAAGACGAtgacgacgacgacgacgaagaagaagaagatgacgATGACGACCATAATAATGATGACGATGACGAAAACGAAGTTGAAGGGATTGCTGCCAGTAATGAAAAGATCAACAAAAATAGCAGAGGAAAAATGGCAAGTCAGAAATTGAAGCAGCTGTCCTCATTTG GCTTGAAGGAGGGAAATGTTGTGGGGGTTGCGGGGCGGAGTGGAAATGAGATCAATAATAACTGCGAAATGAGGAATGCTGTGACAATAGCTGATGCTGATGGGGAGATGTACTACTCACAGTATCTGCAGGGGACGGCGGAGGTGGGACCACACGCCCGGCAGAAGGATGTTTTGGTGGTTGAGAATGGTTGTGGGTTTAGTGGAAGAAAGGAGGGTTCGTACTTGGCTGAATCCGGGGACTCGTTGAGGGAAATTCTTTCGGATCCTTTGAC TGGAGCACTCATGGATGATGCAATGATACTGCCTTGTGGGCATTCATTTGGCAGTGGTGGGATACAGCACGTACTTAGAATG AAATCTTGCTACACTTGTTCACAAGCAGTGTCGGAAGATTCTGTCTCCCCTAATCTAT CTCTTCGCTTGGCTGTCCAGGCATTCCGTCGAGAAGAGGAGTTGCAGGTTCACCGTGCATCAAAAAGGAGGAGGGAACGGCATGAGCAG GATAAGGGGACTTATGGTGATTCAGTTCAGACAGATCATCCAAGGGGTAGAGGAGTTCAATTTCCTTTTGCTGTGACTGACAGGGTTATTATAAAG GGTAACAAGAGGACGCCCCCACGTTTTGTTGGACGCGAGGCTATTGTTACCACACAATGTCTGAATGGATG A